One genomic segment of Erythrobacter sp. THAF29 includes these proteins:
- a CDS encoding potassium transporter Kup, which yields MSDTAATAPAHQPPTGGKGHSASQTALAVGAIGIVFGDIGTSPLYAFRETFVGPHPLALDQAHVLGVISLIFWSMTLVVAIQYVTILMRADNKGQGGSLALVALISRSISKSKYGWVAVLLGVFATSLFYGDSMITPAISVLSAVEGLTVVDAGLQRYVIPIALALLVFLFVLQKRGTAKVGALFAPVMIVYFTVIAGMGLWQILGTPEILWALNPYYAVNFFVLDGWLAFLALGSVVLAVTGSEALYSDMGHFGRGPMRLSWFGFVMPCLLFNYFGQGAMIIGLPPEQAAEAIQSPFFFLASEEWRLPLVFLATVATFIASQAVISGAFSITHQAIQMGYIPRLNVRHTSETEGGQIYIPFINWALMVAVIILVLTFQNSSNLASAYGIAVTGAVTIDTLLMGVLFVGVWKWKWWYAAPLVLLFLIVDGAYFAANLTKVPDGGWFPLLVGFVAFLLLTTWARGRKLMRERMSEHALPIEIFAKSAKNSAVRVPGTAIFMASSTAGVPSALLHNIKHNKVLHERVVILTVDIADVPYVDPENRCEITDLGDGFYRAVLHYGFMEETDVPKGLKQMERCGGEFDMMNTSFFLSRQTLLASDKPGMAIWREKIFAWLLRNSASAMDFFKLPTNRVVELGSQVEI from the coding sequence ATGAGCGATACAGCAGCAACAGCACCAGCGCACCAACCACCCACCGGGGGTAAGGGGCACAGTGCATCGCAAACCGCGCTGGCTGTGGGTGCGATCGGTATTGTCTTCGGCGATATCGGGACCAGCCCGCTTTATGCCTTCCGCGAGACTTTTGTGGGCCCGCACCCCCTTGCGCTCGACCAAGCGCATGTTCTTGGGGTAATCAGCCTCATATTCTGGTCGATGACGCTCGTTGTGGCGATCCAGTACGTGACGATCCTCATGCGCGCCGACAACAAGGGGCAGGGCGGCTCGCTCGCTCTTGTCGCGCTCATCAGCCGCAGCATTTCCAAATCGAAGTACGGCTGGGTCGCGGTGTTGCTCGGGGTATTCGCCACATCGCTGTTTTACGGCGATTCGATGATCACACCGGCAATTTCGGTGCTGTCCGCGGTCGAGGGGCTTACGGTCGTCGACGCCGGATTGCAGCGATACGTGATCCCTATCGCCCTGGCGCTGCTCGTTTTCCTATTCGTGCTGCAAAAGCGCGGGACAGCGAAAGTCGGCGCGCTCTTCGCGCCGGTGATGATCGTCTACTTCACTGTTATCGCTGGCATGGGCCTGTGGCAGATCCTCGGCACGCCCGAGATCCTGTGGGCGCTCAATCCGTATTACGCGGTCAACTTTTTCGTGCTCGACGGCTGGCTTGCCTTCCTCGCGCTCGGGTCTGTCGTGCTGGCGGTGACGGGTTCGGAAGCGCTCTATTCGGACATGGGACATTTTGGACGCGGACCGATGCGGCTTTCATGGTTCGGGTTCGTCATGCCCTGCCTGCTGTTCAACTATTTTGGGCAAGGCGCGATGATCATCGGCCTGCCGCCCGAACAGGCTGCGGAAGCAATCCAGAGCCCGTTCTTCTTCCTTGCGAGCGAAGAATGGCGACTGCCGCTCGTTTTCCTCGCCACGGTCGCCACGTTCATTGCGAGCCAGGCGGTGATCTCCGGCGCGTTCTCGATCACCCATCAGGCAATCCAGATGGGATACATTCCGCGCCTGAACGTCCGCCACACCAGCGAAACCGAAGGCGGCCAGATCTACATTCCATTCATCAACTGGGCGCTGATGGTCGCGGTGATCATCCTTGTTCTCACCTTCCAGAACTCGTCCAACCTCGCGAGCGCTTACGGCATTGCGGTGACCGGCGCGGTGACGATCGATACGCTGCTGATGGGCGTGCTGTTCGTCGGCGTATGGAAATGGAAGTGGTGGTACGCTGCACCGCTCGTGCTGCTTTTCCTCATCGTCGATGGCGCATACTTCGCTGCCAACCTCACGAAAGTGCCCGATGGTGGCTGGTTCCCATTGCTGGTCGGCTTCGTCGCCTTCCTGCTGCTTACGACCTGGGCGCGTGGCCGGAAACTGATGCGCGAGCGGATGAGCGAGCACGCGCTGCCGATCGAGATCTTCGCGAAATCCGCGAAGAACAGCGCGGTTCGTGTACCCGGCACCGCGATCTTCATGGCATCGAGCACAGCCGGCGTGCCATCGGCGCTGCTCCACAACATCAAGCACAACAAGGTGCTTCACGAGCGTGTCGTGATCCTCACCGTCGATATCGCCGACGTGCCCTATGTCGACCCGGAAAACCGCTGCGAGATCACCGATCTGGGTGACGGTTTCTATCGCGCTGTGCTGCATTACGGCTTTATGGAGGAAACCGACGTGCCCAAGGGGCTTAAGCAGATGGAGCGTTGCGGCGGCGAGTTCGACATGATGAACACCAGTTTCTTCCTTTCGCGTCAGACACTCCTCGCCAGTGACAAGCCGGGCATGGCAATTTGGCGTGAGAAAATCTTCGCGTGGCTGCTGAGAAATTCGGCGAGCGCGATGGACTTCTTCAAGCTGCCCACCAATCGCGTGGTCGAACTGGGCAGCCAGGTCGAGATTTAG
- a CDS encoding tetratricopeptide repeat protein, whose product MGGWLAVLALAMFAFALAAFLLRLPKEGYALFGSVLLFGLAGYAWQGSPKQPGSPKAAMLEEPRSGEDMIEARKSLFDETRPKPDYLVTSDAFARRGQFDDAAGLLRRGLTENPNHLEGWLALAMALTAHADGFVTPAAEQAYARARAIDPENPASDFFLGFSFLQMGEVRKAREVWAGLLERSPADAPWRADLEARIAQLDRMIANAPMLQ is encoded by the coding sequence ATGGGCGGCTGGCTCGCCGTCCTTGCGCTCGCGATGTTCGCGTTTGCGCTCGCTGCCTTCCTGCTCCGGTTGCCGAAAGAGGGTTACGCGCTGTTCGGTTCGGTCCTGCTGTTCGGCCTCGCGGGCTACGCTTGGCAGGGTTCTCCAAAACAGCCGGGCAGTCCCAAGGCGGCGATGCTCGAAGAGCCGCGCTCGGGTGAGGATATGATTGAGGCGCGAAAGTCGTTGTTCGACGAGACCCGGCCAAAGCCCGATTATCTCGTCACTTCCGATGCCTTCGCGCGCCGTGGTCAGTTCGACGATGCTGCCGGCCTCCTGCGGCGTGGGCTGACGGAAAATCCGAACCATCTCGAAGGGTGGCTCGCGCTCGCCATGGCGCTGACAGCGCATGCAGACGGCTTTGTCACCCCGGCGGCAGAGCAGGCTTATGCCCGCGCCCGTGCAATCGATCCGGAAAACCCGGCGTCGGATTTCTTTCTCGGCTTCTCGTTCCTTCAAATGGGCGAGGTGCGCAAAGCCCGCGAGGTCTGGGCGGGCCTCCTCGAACGCTCCCCCGCAGATGCGCCTTGGCGCGCGGACCTGGAAGCGCGGATCGCCCAACTCGACCGGATGATTGCCAACGCGCCGATGCTGCAATGA
- a CDS encoding cytochrome c-type biogenesis protein, whose amino-acid sequence MRWLLALLLAVLATPVAAQDTMPPAPYAYKQLEDPELEAKASELMDTLRCLKCQSQSINDSDAPMAGDMRHQVRTRILAGQEPDEIREWLIDRYGDYVSYEPEISSTTWPLFAIPALLVLIVLLVLLRRLGNRRREGGQ is encoded by the coding sequence ATGCGTTGGCTCCTTGCTCTGCTGCTGGCCGTATTGGCTACGCCGGTCGCGGCGCAGGACACGATGCCGCCCGCGCCTTATGCCTACAAGCAGCTGGAAGACCCTGAGCTTGAAGCGAAGGCCAGCGAGCTCATGGACACCCTGCGCTGCCTCAAGTGCCAGTCGCAGAGTATCAATGATAGCGATGCACCGATGGCGGGCGACATGCGTCACCAGGTCCGCACTCGCATCCTTGCAGGGCAGGAGCCTGACGAAATTCGCGAATGGCTGATCGATCGCTATGGCGACTATGTGAGTTACGAGCCGGAAATAAGCTCGACCACTTGGCCGCTCTTCGCGATACCTGCACTGCTGGTGCTGATCGTGCTTTTGGTTCTGCTTCGACGGCTGGGTAATCGCCGCCGCGAAGGGGGGCAATGA
- a CDS encoding inner membrane-spanning protein YciB, which translates to MADAQTKKAGSSWLNVAVDYGPLLVFLAVYRLNAPDDPNPAGELLAIIYGTGAFMVAAVTALLISKWRLGRVSPMLWFSTALIVGFGALTIFFGDPVFVQLKPTIIYTAFGVVLLAGYFMGKALLRILLEAAFEGLTDEGWLKLSRNWGVFFLVLAVLNEALRTYMSFEGWLWAKFWVFLPLTFLFTFANIPMLLKHGLDVGEEDDVMKNEPPTG; encoded by the coding sequence ATGGCAGACGCACAGACAAAGAAGGCCGGATCGAGCTGGCTCAACGTCGCGGTCGATTACGGGCCGCTGCTGGTATTCCTCGCGGTCTACCGCCTTAACGCGCCCGACGATCCGAATCCTGCTGGCGAGCTGCTCGCGATCATTTACGGCACCGGCGCGTTCATGGTCGCCGCCGTCACCGCGCTGCTGATCTCGAAATGGCGATTGGGCAGGGTTTCGCCGATGCTGTGGTTTTCGACCGCATTGATTGTCGGCTTTGGCGCGCTCACGATCTTCTTCGGCGATCCGGTGTTCGTCCAGCTGAAACCGACGATCATCTACACCGCGTTCGGCGTGGTGCTGCTCGCAGGCTATTTCATGGGCAAGGCGCTATTGAGGATCCTGCTCGAAGCCGCGTTCGAAGGGCTGACCGACGAAGGATGGCTAAAACTGTCACGAAACTGGGGCGTCTTCTTCCTCGTCCTTGCCGTGCTCAACGAGGCACTTCGCACCTATATGAGCTTCGAGGGATGGCTGTGGGCGAAGTTCTGGGTGTTCCTGCCGCTTACCTTCCTCTTCACCTTCGCGAACATTCCCATGCTCTTGAAGCACGGGCTGGATGTTGGTGAAGAAGACGATGTGATGAAGAACGAGCCACCGACTGGCTGA
- a CDS encoding heme lyase CcmF/NrfE family subunit: protein MIAEIGLAALWLATALAVLQMVSGAMGLSTKDERLQAFAIYARPAAVVQAFLAVLAFLMLLWAFAITDLSIKLVATNSHSMKPFIYKLTGTWGNHEGSMLLWVAVLALSGGLLAYMERRLPERTMNATLAVQGSIALGFYAFLLLSSNPFERLPIPAAEGVGLNPLLQDIGLAVHPPTLYVGYVGLSVAFSLAMGALITRQVTPDFAKVIRPWVLFAWVFLTFGITAGSYWAYYELGWGGWWFWDPVENASLMPWLAATALLHSVSVLAARDALRTWTIMLGVLAFSMSMLGTFLVRSGVLTSVHAFAVDPERGTFILILLGLYIGGALTIFALRASSISEGKRFTVTSREGALVFNNVMLSAILAIVLLGTLYPLLTEAFDVRVSVGPPYFNPASAIFAIPMFLVMAVGPLLRWKNDKPKRIQFELLLVASILIAVIALVAILGDHAILPVLGLALAAALAVAAFLPLKGRKLSRVPTATWGMVCAHFGVAVALFGMASESAFTQERLAAVAPGDTEQVGDWTITLEGVDPVAGPNWTAIEARVAASRGNEEPIILTPQARSFWAPSQATSESALITRWDGQLYAVIGDQAGVDEAGNTRWQLRVWWKPFVTFIWYGGLLISLGGVLSIIGRVRVDLKRRHAVRKGEARRADQAALDQTKQPEPA from the coding sequence ATGATCGCTGAAATCGGCCTCGCCGCCCTGTGGCTCGCAACCGCGCTTGCGGTGCTGCAAATGGTTTCAGGCGCGATGGGCCTTTCAACCAAGGACGAAAGGCTACAGGCATTCGCTATCTATGCGCGCCCGGCAGCCGTGGTGCAGGCTTTTCTCGCGGTGCTGGCATTCCTCATGCTTCTGTGGGCGTTTGCGATCACCGACCTTTCGATCAAGCTGGTCGCGACCAATTCGCACTCGATGAAGCCATTCATCTACAAGCTTACGGGCACCTGGGGGAACCACGAGGGGTCGATGCTGCTGTGGGTGGCGGTCCTGGCGCTTTCGGGCGGATTGCTCGCCTACATGGAGCGCCGCCTGCCCGAGCGGACGATGAACGCGACGCTCGCGGTGCAGGGCTCGATCGCGCTCGGTTTCTACGCGTTCCTGCTGCTTTCCTCCAACCCTTTCGAGCGTTTGCCGATCCCCGCGGCGGAGGGCGTTGGCCTCAACCCGCTCTTGCAAGACATCGGCCTCGCGGTGCATCCGCCCACTCTCTATGTCGGGTATGTGGGGCTTTCGGTCGCTTTCAGCCTGGCGATGGGCGCGCTGATCACGCGGCAGGTGACGCCGGATTTTGCCAAGGTCATCCGACCTTGGGTGCTCTTTGCCTGGGTGTTCCTGACCTTCGGCATAACGGCGGGATCGTACTGGGCCTATTACGAGCTCGGATGGGGCGGATGGTGGTTCTGGGACCCGGTCGAGAATGCATCGCTGATGCCGTGGCTGGCCGCGACCGCGCTGCTCCATTCGGTGAGCGTGCTGGCCGCGCGTGACGCGCTTCGCACCTGGACGATCATGCTCGGCGTTCTCGCCTTTTCGATGAGCATGCTGGGCACATTCCTAGTGCGTTCGGGCGTGCTCACCAGCGTTCATGCCTTTGCAGTCGACCCGGAGCGCGGCACCTTCATCCTAATCCTGCTGGGTCTTTACATCGGGGGCGCACTGACGATTTTCGCCTTGAGAGCGAGCTCGATTTCCGAAGGCAAGCGTTTCACGGTGACGAGCCGCGAGGGTGCGCTGGTGTTCAACAATGTCATGCTTTCGGCGATCCTCGCCATAGTGCTGCTTGGCACGCTCTACCCGCTTCTGACCGAAGCGTTCGACGTGCGGGTCAGCGTCGGCCCGCCCTATTTCAATCCGGCGAGCGCCATCTTCGCGATTCCGATGTTTCTCGTCATGGCGGTTGGCCCGCTGCTGCGCTGGAAGAACGACAAGCCGAAACGCATTCAGTTCGAGCTGCTTCTGGTCGCCTCAATCCTGATCGCTGTGATCGCGCTGGTGGCGATCCTTGGCGACCATGCCATCCTGCCGGTGTTAGGGCTGGCGCTAGCGGCAGCGCTTGCTGTTGCGGCGTTCCTGCCGCTCAAGGGTCGCAAACTGAGCCGCGTGCCGACCGCCACATGGGGCATGGTTTGCGCGCATTTCGGCGTCGCGGTCGCGTTGTTCGGAATGGCGAGCGAAAGCGCCTTCACACAGGAACGCCTCGCAGCCGTCGCACCCGGAGACACCGAACAGGTCGGTGACTGGACCATCACACTCGAAGGCGTCGACCCGGTCGCCGGACCAAACTGGACTGCGATCGAAGCACGCGTGGCCGCATCGCGCGGTAATGAGGAGCCAATCATTCTTACCCCGCAGGCACGCAGTTTCTGGGCGCCATCACAAGCGACCAGTGAGAGCGCGCTCATCACCCGCTGGGATGGGCAGCTTTACGCGGTTATCGGCGATCAGGCAGGCGTGGATGAGGCGGGCAACACTCGCTGGCAGCTGCGCGTCTGGTGGAAGCCGTTCGTGACCTTTATCTGGTACGGCGGTTTGTTGATCTCGCTCGGCGGAGTGCTTTCGATCATCGGCCGCGTTCGTGTGGATCTGAAGCGCCGCCACGCCGTTCGAAAGGGCGAGGCCCGCCGCGCCGACCAGGCCGCGCTCGATCAAACCAAGCAACCGGAGCCCGCCTGA
- the ccmE gene encoding cytochrome c maturation protein CcmE, with protein sequence MKAKHQRLTLVVFALFAIVAAGLIAAWALRNQANYFYLPEQMAAEPPAVGQAVRLGGMVQPGSIETQADGVTVSFVVTGKEASAVPVRYSGILPDLFVEGSGVVAEGSLGADGVFQATNLLAKHDENYVPRELEGLEGHQAADYAEDSTVGLD encoded by the coding sequence GTGAAGGCCAAACATCAACGCCTGACGCTGGTCGTTTTCGCGCTCTTCGCAATCGTTGCTGCAGGGCTCATCGCGGCCTGGGCGCTGCGCAACCAGGCGAACTATTTCTATCTTCCCGAACAGATGGCTGCCGAGCCTCCCGCTGTCGGACAGGCCGTCCGCCTTGGCGGCATGGTCCAGCCGGGCTCGATCGAAACGCAGGCGGACGGTGTCACGGTGAGCTTCGTCGTCACCGGCAAAGAAGCCAGCGCGGTCCCCGTGCGTTACAGCGGCATCCTTCCCGATCTCTTCGTGGAAGGATCGGGCGTGGTCGCGGAGGGAAGCCTCGGTGCCGATGGCGTATTCCAGGCGACGAATCTCCTTGCGAAGCACGACGAAAACTACGTTCCTCGCGAACTGGAAGGGCTGGAGGGTCACCAAGCTGCAGATTACGCCGAAGACTCGACGGTCGGACTGGACTGA
- a CDS encoding Glu/Leu/Phe/Val dehydrogenase dimerization domain-containing protein — MTAFWTEPDFDDHEVVHVVRDRNSGLMAIIALHSTHLGPGAGGTRFWHYPDPKDGLRDALRLSRGMSYKNAMAGLPMGGGKAVILADEARTKTPELLAAFGDAVEGLGGRYVTAEDVGISEADMVAVSKRTSHVSGLPAPGEGSAGGDPGPFTAIGIYQGIKAAVRHKLGKDSVQGVHIAVQGTGSVGGGVARLLAKDGAKLTLADIHADRAAALAEELGAKAVAADEIMTLPCDVLSPNALGAILDEDSIAKLDTAIVAGGANNQLARAHHGKTLFDRGILFAPDYVINAGGIISVATEYLARRDGVSAGVEEVHQRIANIPERLEEIWSKSDETGTPPDVVADRMAQELIGRG, encoded by the coding sequence ATGACCGCTTTCTGGACCGAGCCTGATTTCGACGATCACGAGGTCGTGCATGTCGTGCGCGATCGCAATAGCGGTCTTATGGCGATTATTGCGCTCCACTCGACCCATTTGGGGCCGGGTGCGGGTGGGACACGTTTCTGGCATTATCCCGACCCCAAGGACGGATTGCGCGATGCGCTGCGCCTGTCGCGCGGGATGAGCTACAAGAACGCGATGGCCGGCCTCCCGATGGGCGGTGGCAAAGCCGTGATTCTAGCCGACGAGGCGCGCACCAAGACACCCGAACTGCTCGCGGCCTTCGGCGATGCGGTCGAGGGGCTGGGCGGGCGCTATGTAACCGCAGAAGATGTGGGCATCAGCGAAGCAGACATGGTTGCCGTGTCGAAGCGTACCAGTCACGTCTCTGGATTGCCGGCGCCAGGAGAGGGCTCGGCGGGAGGCGATCCCGGGCCCTTCACCGCGATCGGCATTTATCAGGGTATCAAGGCAGCGGTTCGCCACAAGCTCGGCAAGGACAGCGTCCAAGGCGTGCACATCGCGGTGCAGGGCACCGGCAGCGTCGGTGGCGGGGTCGCCCGGCTGCTCGCAAAAGACGGCGCGAAGCTCACGCTCGCCGATATTCATGCAGATCGCGCAGCGGCGCTCGCCGAAGAGCTCGGCGCAAAAGCAGTTGCGGCCGACGAAATCATGACACTGCCATGCGATGTGCTGAGCCCCAACGCCCTGGGCGCGATCCTCGACGAAGACAGCATCGCGAAGCTCGACACAGCTATCGTTGCAGGCGGCGCCAACAACCAGCTCGCCCGCGCGCATCACGGAAAGACGCTATTCGATCGCGGCATCCTGTTTGCGCCCGACTACGTCATCAATGCGGGCGGCATCATCTCGGTCGCGACCGAGTATCTCGCGCGGCGCGACGGCGTATCGGCCGGGGTCGAAGAAGTGCACCAGCGCATCGCGAATATCCCCGAACGGCTCGAGGAAATCTGGAGCAAGAGCGACGAGACCGGCACGCCGCCCGATGTCGTGGCAGACCGTATGGCCCAGGAGCTAATCGGGCGCGGCTGA
- the ccmC gene encoding heme ABC transporter permease CcmC, with protein sequence MHIYANPKRFLSLAKWLTPLLFWSGLVLSLGAIVWGVASVPPDRLMGESVRILFIHVPSAWLGMGGWTGIAIASAALLIWKHPLAAVAARAIALPGMVFTAICLATGSIWGRPTWGTWWVWDGRLTSMLVLLFLYAGYIALSQAAAREGGSVKIAAIFGLVGAINIPIINRSVVWWNSLHQPPSITMGNSSIDAVYFYPLMVAVVGFSLLFGGIVLMRMRAFIAEQQVEARLRRRAMMDDAPVGPPAMEGAQ encoded by the coding sequence ATGCACATCTACGCAAATCCGAAACGCTTCCTGAGCCTCGCGAAGTGGCTGACACCGCTCCTTTTCTGGAGCGGTCTCGTGCTTTCTCTTGGTGCGATAGTCTGGGGCGTTGCTTCGGTCCCTCCCGACCGGCTGATGGGTGAAAGCGTGCGCATCCTCTTCATTCACGTGCCGAGCGCATGGCTCGGGATGGGCGGGTGGACCGGAATTGCCATAGCGAGCGCTGCGTTGCTGATTTGGAAGCACCCGCTCGCAGCGGTAGCTGCGCGCGCCATCGCGCTTCCGGGCATGGTTTTCACCGCGATCTGTCTTGCAACGGGATCGATCTGGGGGCGTCCGACATGGGGAACATGGTGGGTCTGGGATGGACGACTGACCAGCATGCTCGTACTGCTGTTTCTCTATGCGGGATATATCGCGCTCTCGCAGGCTGCGGCACGTGAGGGGGGCTCAGTAAAGATCGCCGCGATCTTCGGGCTCGTCGGTGCGATCAACATACCGATCATCAACCGCAGCGTCGTTTGGTGGAACTCGCTTCATCAGCCGCCGAGCATCACCATGGGCAACAGCTCGATCGATGCCGTGTATTTCTATCCGTTGATGGTCGCCGTTGTTGGCTTTTCACTGCTGTTCGGAGGGATCGTTTTGATGCGGATGCGGGCGTTCATAGCCGAGCAGCAGGTTGAAGCGCGGCTGCGCCGCCGCGCGATGATGGACGATGCGCCTGTTGGACCGCCCGCTATGGAGGGTGCGCAATGA
- a CDS encoding DsbE family thiol:disulfide interchange protein: MRPVFFIPLALFLFFAGLAGYMLTQDKNQLVPSAMIDKPLPEFNLPPATEGIPGTSRADFVGGEPKLLNIWASWCLPCIAEAPQLEQLNEAGVEIIGIAIRDKPEDVAQFLGRYGNPYSKIGADDISALQIEIGAAGVPETFVIDGEGNIRYQHIGDIRESDVPKLLGILQDVR, translated from the coding sequence ATGCGCCCCGTTTTCTTCATTCCTCTTGCGCTGTTCCTGTTTTTTGCGGGGCTGGCCGGATACATGCTGACGCAAGACAAGAATCAGTTGGTTCCCTCGGCAATGATCGACAAGCCGCTGCCCGAGTTCAACCTCCCGCCCGCCACCGAGGGTATTCCAGGCACTTCGCGCGCGGACTTCGTGGGCGGCGAGCCCAAACTGCTGAATATCTGGGCGAGCTGGTGTTTGCCCTGTATCGCCGAAGCTCCGCAGCTTGAGCAGCTCAACGAAGCAGGCGTCGAGATCATCGGGATCGCAATCCGAGACAAGCCGGAAGACGTTGCGCAGTTCCTCGGTCGCTATGGAAATCCGTACAGCAAGATCGGAGCTGACGACATCTCCGCGCTCCAGATCGAGATCGGCGCAGCAGGTGTGCCGGAAACCTTCGTCATCGATGGTGAAGGAAACATTCGTTATCAGCACATTGGCGACATCCGCGAAAGCGACGTGCCCAAGCTGCTCGGCATCCTTCAGGATGTGCGTTGA